In one Mesotoga sp. Brook.08.105.5.1 genomic region, the following are encoded:
- a CDS encoding FAD-linked oxidase C-terminal domain-containing protein — protein sequence MKYGQLNANLIEELQRLLQIPVKYDEESLDRYSRDETAEVKAVRPEVITFPVSTAEVSKIMRFANEHLIPVTPRGAGTGLSGGAVPSFRGIVMSFEKMNKILEFDEANMMITLEPGVITGEIQKLADRHNLVYGGDPCSSESSSIGGNVAENAGGNKVMKYGPTGYHVYGLEVVLPSGEVTTFGGKRLKDVSGFDFVHLLVGSEGTLGIVTKIILRLLPKPKYSVALLVPYPDIDTAISAVPKLMSGSGVVPTSLEFMDASSIKAACRFLNVEFPYADAGAHLIIEVEGNSKDSIFDDYVKLGEAAMAAGGLEAFVADNRNTRDKLWKARKSIAEALAAISPIHSMEDVSVPMASIPKLIKASEEIAEKYGLEMISFGHAGDGNVHVTFIKGNLPQDQWDRNLPLAEKELFDETTELGGCISGEHGIGIKRKKYLASIIDESQLELIRGIKKAFDPNNVLNPGKIVDL from the coding sequence GTGAAATACGGACAGCTTAATGCCAACCTAATAGAAGAGCTCCAAAGGCTTTTACAAATCCCTGTGAAGTACGACGAAGAGTCTCTGGATCGATACTCGAGAGATGAGACGGCAGAAGTGAAAGCCGTGAGACCCGAGGTAATTACTTTCCCGGTGAGCACTGCCGAGGTTTCGAAGATTATGAGATTTGCAAACGAGCATCTGATTCCAGTAACTCCGCGTGGAGCAGGAACCGGACTATCCGGAGGTGCAGTTCCGTCTTTCCGGGGAATTGTCATGAGTTTTGAAAAGATGAACAAGATCCTTGAATTCGACGAAGCCAACATGATGATTACTTTGGAGCCGGGGGTTATCACCGGAGAGATCCAGAAACTGGCAGACAGACATAACCTCGTTTACGGGGGGGATCCCTGCAGCAGCGAGAGCTCCTCGATCGGGGGCAACGTTGCGGAAAACGCCGGAGGAAACAAAGTCATGAAATATGGACCGACGGGATACCATGTTTACGGCCTTGAGGTAGTCCTGCCCTCAGGAGAGGTGACAACTTTCGGCGGGAAGAGGCTCAAAGATGTCAGCGGATTTGACTTCGTCCACCTCTTGGTCGGTTCGGAAGGAACTCTTGGAATAGTGACCAAAATTATCCTAAGGCTCCTTCCGAAGCCAAAGTACTCAGTCGCACTGCTCGTGCCCTATCCAGATATTGATACTGCAATATCAGCAGTGCCGAAACTAATGAGCGGCTCCGGAGTTGTTCCGACTTCTCTTGAATTCATGGACGCCTCATCTATCAAAGCAGCCTGCAGATTCCTGAATGTGGAGTTCCCATACGCAGATGCCGGAGCCCATCTGATAATTGAAGTAGAAGGCAACAGCAAGGATTCAATCTTTGATGACTATGTGAAGCTAGGCGAGGCAGCTATGGCCGCCGGTGGTCTTGAGGCCTTCGTGGCGGACAACAGAAATACAAGAGACAAACTATGGAAGGCAAGAAAATCGATTGCTGAAGCCCTCGCTGCAATAAGCCCAATACACAGCATGGAAGACGTCTCCGTTCCGATGGCAAGTATACCAAAACTGATAAAAGCATCCGAAGAGATAGCCGAGAAGTATGGTCTTGAGATGATCTCCTTTGGTCATGCAGGAGATGGAAATGTGCACGTAACCTTCATAAAGGGGAACCTTCCTCAAGACCAATGGGACAGAAATCTCCCGCTGGCCGAGAAAGAGCTCTTTGACGAAACCACAGAGTTGGGGGGCTGTATCAGCGGAGAACATGGTATAGGAATCAAGAGAAAGAAATATCTCGCATCGATAATCGATGAATCCCAGCTTGAACTAATACGCGGCATAAAGAAGGCCTTTGACCCGAACAATGTGCTCAATCCAGGGAAGATTGTCGATCTTTGA
- a CDS encoding transporter substrate-binding domain-containing protein has protein sequence MNKIVLTLLVSILLFTSVIADKLTFGGDNAYPPYEFVDKNGEPIGFNVDLMRAVADSAELDIEIELGEWNSVVEKLQSGELNGLLGMAVTPERQKIYSFSIPHNTLHMGIFYRKGQKETTVEDLFGKEIVVQRNGVMHDYLLENSITDKIIAVESPIEGLKLLSSGSGDFGLFEKYQCLYFVKENKIDNLEVSSTAVFDRDYAFATAKDDFVLLNKLNKGLLLVRESGEYGMIFEKWFGSANWFEENKRHLLVAAGILVFFAIGLFFLWIWNHTLKRRVKARTEELEKKATENERLRAKIRSLHDIAFKMESCTEEEEVYDLIVEAATDILSFDYYSLDVVEGDYLVAKRHSGNIEVNSRVPKYEGIAGKTLKTGKTIIIDDVSKEIDARPSSSKIKAVLSVPIGDYGVFQTVTIESGSFKQEDAELAELLMLHALGAFEKIKKSKEIRFLAFHDSLTGLYNRTFFDEEVSRVDTSRNLPISVIFADVNGLKALNDSFGHFYGDDYLKTISRTIKESCRHEDLVVRWGGDEFVVLLLRTDTEKAEEIVSRIEENLSKVGCFSVEASASFGVATKKDLVTDFYDVLRNAELAMYSKKREVNSKTDSRGPNFPEAIRDDQE, from the coding sequence ATGAATAAAATCGTTCTTACATTGCTTGTATCGATTCTGTTGTTTACATCAGTAATTGCAGATAAGCTCACTTTTGGCGGGGATAATGCTTATCCTCCGTATGAGTTTGTTGATAAAAACGGCGAGCCCATCGGTTTCAATGTTGATTTGATGCGTGCGGTTGCAGACTCAGCCGAACTGGATATTGAGATTGAGCTTGGTGAGTGGAACAGTGTTGTCGAAAAGCTTCAGTCGGGAGAACTTAACGGTCTATTAGGGATGGCTGTTACTCCCGAGAGACAGAAGATATATAGCTTCTCGATTCCCCACAATACCCTCCATATGGGGATATTCTATAGAAAGGGTCAAAAGGAAACGACAGTTGAAGACTTGTTCGGTAAAGAAATAGTAGTTCAGCGCAACGGAGTTATGCATGATTATCTGCTCGAGAATTCAATTACAGACAAAATCATTGCCGTTGAATCTCCGATAGAGGGACTGAAGCTTCTATCCTCAGGAAGTGGCGACTTTGGTCTTTTCGAGAAGTACCAATGTCTCTACTTTGTCAAGGAGAACAAGATCGATAATCTTGAAGTTTCGAGTACCGCGGTCTTCGACAGAGACTACGCTTTCGCAACGGCAAAAGACGACTTCGTTCTTCTCAATAAACTGAATAAGGGCCTCCTGCTTGTAAGAGAGAGCGGGGAATACGGCATGATTTTCGAGAAGTGGTTTGGCTCTGCAAACTGGTTCGAAGAGAACAAGAGGCATCTGTTGGTGGCCGCAGGAATTCTCGTTTTCTTTGCCATCGGTCTGTTTTTCCTCTGGATCTGGAATCACACTCTTAAAAGACGTGTCAAGGCAAGAACCGAGGAGCTTGAGAAGAAGGCAACTGAAAACGAGCGCCTGAGGGCCAAGATAAGAAGTCTCCATGATATTGCCTTCAAGATGGAGAGCTGCACAGAAGAAGAGGAAGTCTATGATCTCATTGTTGAAGCAGCCACCGATATTCTGAGTTTCGACTATTACAGTCTGGATGTTGTTGAAGGAGACTATCTAGTTGCCAAGAGACATTCTGGTAACATTGAGGTCAACTCTCGCGTTCCGAAGTATGAGGGGATTGCTGGAAAGACTTTGAAGACGGGGAAAACAATAATAATCGATGACGTTTCGAAGGAAATCGATGCAAGACCTTCAAGCAGTAAGATCAAGGCAGTACTTAGTGTTCCTATTGGAGATTACGGTGTTTTTCAAACGGTCACCATTGAATCGGGAAGCTTCAAACAAGAAGATGCCGAGCTTGCCGAGTTGTTGATGCTTCACGCTCTTGGAGCCTTTGAAAAGATCAAGAAAAGTAAAGAAATACGTTTCCTTGCTTTCCACGATTCGCTGACTGGCCTCTACAACAGGACCTTCTTCGATGAAGAAGTGTCCAGGGTTGACACTTCGAGAAATCTTCCGATTTCAGTCATTTTTGCGGATGTCAACGGGCTGAAGGCACTAAACGATTCCTTCGGCCATTTCTACGGCGACGACTATCTGAAGACGATATCTCGCACAATTAAGGAATCCTGCAGGCACGAGGATCTCGTCGTTCGATGGGGTGGAGATGAGTTTGTTGTCCTTCTTCTGAGAACAGACACCGAAAAGGCAGAGGAAATCGTCTCAAGGATAGAGGAAAACCTGAGCAAGGTGGGATGTTTCTCTGTGGAAGCTAGCGCCTCCTTTGGAGTTGCCACTAAGAAAGATCTTGTAACTGATTTTTATGACGTACTTAGGAATGCAGAACTTGCAATGTATTCGAAGAAAAGAGAAGTGAACAGTAAGACTGATTCCAGAGGGCCAAACTTTCCAGAAGCAATCCGCGATGATCAAGAGTGA
- a CDS encoding electron transfer flavoprotein subunit beta/FixA family protein — translation MKILVLLKQVPDTDEVKLNPETGTMIREGVGTVINPLDLHALETALRLKEAGDHSITVVSMGPPVAEEAVREAIAMGADRAVLLTDRRFAGADTWATAMALARFAEREGPFDLILAGEKATDGETGQVGPETGAMLGIPVATYVSSIVDLEDNEITVEREVEDGKEIWNLPLPSLISVTKDVNEPRLPTLSGKKLAKDAPIERIGNDSLAMDPSETGLTGSPTRVVRIGTPKLSRKVEMYEGSDLKHGIDEIKKRLLPYLVVNHE, via the coding sequence TTGAAGATTCTTGTTCTTCTAAAACAAGTTCCGGATACCGATGAAGTTAAGCTCAATCCCGAAACGGGGACGATGATAAGAGAAGGAGTTGGGACAGTTATTAATCCGCTTGACCTTCATGCGCTGGAGACCGCTTTGAGGTTGAAGGAAGCAGGTGATCATTCGATCACCGTGGTCTCTATGGGACCTCCTGTGGCAGAAGAGGCCGTAAGAGAGGCGATTGCCATGGGAGCCGACAGGGCGGTTCTCCTTACAGACAGAAGATTTGCGGGAGCCGATACATGGGCCACAGCCATGGCTCTAGCGAGATTCGCGGAAAGAGAAGGTCCGTTTGACCTGATCCTTGCTGGAGAAAAGGCAACAGACGGCGAGACAGGGCAGGTCGGACCCGAGACGGGAGCCATGCTGGGCATACCGGTAGCGACCTATGTTTCCAGCATAGTCGATCTCGAGGATAACGAGATTACCGTTGAACGCGAAGTAGAGGACGGCAAAGAGATATGGAATCTCCCTCTGCCTTCACTAATATCGGTGACAAAAGACGTTAACGAGCCGAGACTTCCGACACTGAGTGGCAAGAAACTGGCGAAAGATGCGCCCATTGAGAGAATCGGAAACGATTCTCTTGCAATGGATCCATCGGAGACCGGTCTGACTGGTTCACCTACGAGAGTAGTAAGGATAGGAACCCCAAAACTCTCAAGAAAGGTAGAGATGTACGAAGGAAGCGATCTAAAACATGGGATAGATGAGATAAAAAAGAGACTGCTTCCATATCTGGTGGTGAATCATGAGTGA
- a CDS encoding electron transfer flavoprotein subunit alpha/FixB family protein yields MSDLLVIAERRGSEIHSSTYELLGKARELSLKRPFNVSVAVLSDNRLDEDATASLFSGGADKIIMAIDKSLGRFNFEPYTKTLAAIVKKLSPEIVLAPATTSGRTYMPGLAALLKTGLTADCTGLDIEEDTGNLLQTRPAIGGNIMATIKTPNHRPQMATVRPKTFSALKEPYMGNGEVESFEVTPEMIETNATLLQFKPIGEGKKGVQDAEVIIAGGMGLRKVENMEPIYRLTKLINGTVGASRKIVDSKWVGHEAQVGLSGHTVKPKIYIAAGISGAVQHIAGMQTAEFIVAINRDRNAAIFNFADIGLVGDAVEILNDLVEALESEVKK; encoded by the coding sequence ATGAGTGATCTTCTGGTAATCGCAGAAAGAAGAGGAAGCGAAATCCATTCGAGTACATATGAACTACTGGGGAAGGCTCGCGAGCTTTCACTCAAGCGTCCCTTCAACGTTTCGGTAGCGGTCCTCTCTGACAATCGACTTGATGAAGATGCAACGGCATCGCTCTTCTCCGGTGGGGCCGACAAAATTATCATGGCTATAGATAAGAGTCTTGGAAGATTCAACTTTGAGCCCTACACAAAGACTCTTGCCGCGATCGTCAAGAAACTCTCGCCGGAAATCGTGCTTGCCCCGGCGACGACTTCGGGGAGAACCTACATGCCCGGACTGGCGGCGCTGTTGAAGACCGGCCTTACTGCGGACTGCACCGGACTGGATATTGAGGAGGACACAGGAAATCTGCTGCAAACCAGACCGGCAATCGGGGGCAATATAATGGCTACGATCAAGACCCCTAACCACAGGCCCCAGATGGCAACGGTCAGGCCAAAGACATTCTCGGCCTTGAAGGAACCCTACATGGGAAACGGCGAAGTGGAATCCTTCGAGGTTACTCCAGAGATGATCGAGACAAACGCAACGCTTCTCCAGTTCAAACCAATAGGCGAAGGAAAGAAAGGCGTTCAAGACGCAGAGGTAATAATCGCGGGAGGGATGGGTCTCAGAAAAGTTGAGAACATGGAACCGATCTACAGACTTACAAAGCTGATTAATGGGACCGTAGGTGCTTCCAGAAAGATAGTAGATTCGAAGTGGGTCGGACATGAAGCCCAGGTAGGACTAAGCGGTCACACGGTCAAGCCGAAGATCTACATCGCTGCAGGAATTTCCGGAGCCGTTCAGCACATTGCAGGAATGCAGACTGCTGAATTCATAGTTGCAATAAACAGAGACAGAAACGCAGCGATATTCAACTTCGCAGACATCGGGCTTGTAGGAGATGCCGTAGAGATCTTGAACGATCTCGTAGAAGCCCTTGAGTCGGAGGTGAAAAAGTGA
- the deoC gene encoding deoxyribose-phosphate aldolase — protein MKNELAFNRRFDNTLLNPEARWEDIEKFVDETLKYNFRNVVVPWYAIPTYVIDKVQGTEVGINVGPGGFPLGMVPTDMKMREVEYYLSLGETVTDFDIVINVSAVKSNKWDLVEREFVVLSERVKKGNRICKFIIETSRLTEDEIVKVCELIVDVPTIDFVKTGTGFGPRATSYRDVELINSVVAGKKKIKVSGGVRTLEHVEKFMELGATVFGSSASVSILKEYEKKYGS, from the coding sequence ATGAAAAACGAGCTGGCTTTCAATAGAAGATTTGATAATACCTTGCTTAATCCCGAGGCTAGGTGGGAAGATATCGAGAAGTTCGTTGATGAAACGCTGAAGTACAACTTCAGAAATGTCGTTGTACCTTGGTATGCTATCCCCACGTATGTAATAGACAAAGTGCAGGGAACGGAAGTTGGGATTAACGTAGGGCCGGGGGGCTTCCCGCTCGGGATGGTTCCCACAGATATGAAGATGAGGGAAGTAGAGTACTACCTTTCCCTGGGAGAAACAGTTACTGATTTCGATATTGTGATCAATGTTTCCGCTGTGAAGTCGAATAAATGGGATCTCGTTGAGAGAGAGTTTGTAGTTCTTTCTGAGAGAGTGAAGAAAGGAAACAGAATCTGCAAGTTTATAATAGAGACCAGCAGACTCACAGAAGATGAAATTGTGAAAGTCTGTGAACTTATAGTTGATGTGCCAACAATAGATTTCGTTAAGACCGGGACTGGTTTTGGCCCAAGAGCAACGTCTTATCGCGATGTTGAACTAATAAACTCTGTCGTTGCCGGCAAGAAGAAGATCAAGGTTTCCGGTGGTGTTAGAACCCTTGAGCATGTTGAGAAGTTCATGGAGCTGGGAGCGACCGTTTTCGGCTCAAGTGCCAGTGTTTCAATTCTCAAAGAGTATGAGAAGAAATACGGGAGCTAA
- a CDS encoding ABC transporter substrate-binding protein, whose protein sequence is MRKVLMLLVMASILFGATLGFAVYEIAFIVKATDSDFWQYTIVGGKNAEHDLQGLVNVTVYGPPSEADIDLQISILEDVVNKKPDAIVISSTSSEAPSLILDEAYKQGIKIILIDNFVYDTGFNSFLATNNAVGGAAAADKLVEALKANNKPLDGKVGLISAMAGVQVLTDRDTGFINRLKEIAPNLTVLPTIYVDNDISRAANAAEDLLIAHSDLVGFFADNNHTGIGVARVIEQRGLENQIMAVAYDSDPLEIEALDSGALKALIVQDPHGMGYKGVMYAFMAIHGEPLPEYYDTGVYIITKDILEESMEILDPFSRKRY, encoded by the coding sequence ATGCGTAAAGTACTTATGTTACTCGTTATGGCTTCTATCCTTTTCGGAGCCACTCTAGGTTTTGCAGTTTACGAAATTGCCTTTATAGTCAAGGCAACGGATTCTGACTTCTGGCAGTACACAATTGTGGGTGGCAAGAATGCCGAACACGATCTCCAGGGACTAGTTAACGTCACGGTCTACGGACCTCCGTCCGAAGCCGATATCGATCTTCAGATATCCATACTCGAAGATGTTGTTAACAAGAAGCCTGATGCAATAGTCATCTCTTCTACAAGTTCAGAAGCTCCTTCTCTGATTCTGGACGAAGCATACAAACAGGGAATTAAGATAATTCTCATCGACAACTTCGTCTATGATACTGGTTTCAATTCATTCCTCGCAACGAACAACGCTGTTGGTGGAGCGGCGGCAGCCGACAAGCTCGTTGAGGCTCTAAAGGCTAACAACAAGCCTCTCGACGGAAAAGTTGGTTTGATTAGCGCCATGGCTGGTGTCCAGGTTCTTACCGACAGAGACACTGGTTTCATCAACAGACTGAAGGAGATCGCACCCAATCTGACAGTTCTTCCGACGATCTATGTTGACAATGACATTTCTAGAGCAGCCAACGCAGCAGAAGACCTTTTGATAGCCCATTCCGACCTGGTTGGTTTCTTCGCTGACAACAACCACACTGGTATCGGTGTTGCGAGAGTTATCGAACAGAGAGGTCTAGAGAACCAGATAATGGCCGTTGCTTACGACTCGGATCCTCTGGAAATCGAGGCACTTGACAGCGGAGCACTTAAAGCCCTTATCGTTCAGGACCCCCATGGTATGGGATATAAGGGTGTTATGTACGCCTTCATGGCAATTCACGGCGAGCCTCTTCCCGAATACTATGACACTGGTGTCTATATCATCACCAAGGACATTCTTGAAGAGTCTATGGAGATACTTGATCCATTTTCTAGAAAGAGGTATTGA